Within Sphingobium sp. KCTC 72723, the genomic segment CGCGACTATGGCATAGGGGCGCAGATATTGCTGGATCTGGGCGTGCGGCACATGACCTTGCTGACGTCGAGCAAGGCGAAGCTGGCGGCACTGGAAGGATTTGGCCTGACGGTGGTTGATCGCATTCCCCTGCGCGACGCCAACATCGCGCCCGCGCACATGCTGGCCGGGTGAAGCGGGGGGAGGGTTGATTGCCCTCCCCCTGTTATATGCGGTCAGAGCAAAGGCGAGACTTTGCCGTAGCGTCCCTTGTGAAACAGCAGGGGCGCGCCGGGATGGTGGATGTCCAGAGCGTGGACTTCACCGATCGCGATATAATGGTCGCCCGCCTCATGAATTGCATGGAAGGAACAATCGATCCACGCGAGCGCGCCGTCCAGTATCGGCGCGCCGCGTGCCGACAGATGATGCGGCACCCCATCGAACTTGGCAGGATCCTTCGACGCCAGCGTCCGGCATAGACCTTCCTGATCGTCCGCCAGTACGTTGACGCAAAATCCGCCACAGGCCTCGATCTTGGGCCAGCTGGACGAAGCCTTGTCGGGGAAGAAGGCAACCAGAGGCGGGTCGAGCGACACGGATGTGAACGACCCGACGATCATCGCGGCAGGCGTGCCGTCCGGCTGCATGGCGGTGATGGCGCATACGCCGGTCGGATAATGGCCCAATATCTGCCGAAAGGTGGCGGCGTCGGAGACTATGGACATGTTTTCCCTCACACTTTCCAGACCAGCGGAATATCTTCGACCGCCGATACGATACCGGCATGATAGACGGGTGCCGCGCCTTCTTTAAGCGCGAAATGGGGGATGCGGGCCAGCCATTCCTGCAACATCACCAGCACTTCCATGCGCGCCAGGTGCATACCCGCGCAACGGTGCGGCCCCTGCGCAAAGGTCGAATGGGCGACATTGCGGCGGGATAGGTCGACCGTCATGGGGTCTTCATGCTGGCTATCGTCCAGGCCATGCAGCGCCGTGGGCAGCAAAATGAGGTCGCCAGCCTTCAGCTGCGTGCCATAATATTCCATGTCCGCCACCACATAACGCGCGTCGGACACGACGGCGAAGCGACGGAACATCTCCTCCACGCCGCGTTGCAGCTTCATCGGGTCCGCCACCATCTCCTCGACCGTTTCGGGATGGCGCGCGAGGTAGATCATCATGAAGCTGAGGAAATTGACGACGGTATCCAGACCGCCCAGCAGCAAAAGCGACACCAGCCCAAGCATCTTGTCTTCGGGCATCGGTGCGCCGTTGATTTCACTATTCACCATCTGCGTGATCAGGTCGGTGCCGGTGCCGCCACGCCGCTGCGCGATGATCGGCGCGACATAGGCGAAGAAGCCCGCATTCGCCTCCCTCAGCGATTGGCCCTGCTCCTCGGGCGTGTTGCCCGACGGCCGGGTCATTTCCTTGGCCAGCGCATTGAGGCCCGCCGCATCCTCCATTGGCAAGCCCGCGAGCGCAAGAAAGACTTTGACCGGAAAAATGTTGGCGAAATCCCTGGCGAAGTCGCAATGGCCCTGCGCCGCAAAACCTTCGATCAGGTCGATAGCCACCGCCCGCACATCGCTTTCGACCTTGCGAATCTGGGCAAGATTCAGCCCCTTGTCGATTGCCTTGCGATAGGGCGTATGTTCGGGCGGGTCCATCTTGGTCGGGACCATGTCATAGGCCTCACCCGCCTCACGCGGCACCCAGATGACCCGGCTGGAAAAGCGGTCGGGGCTGCGATAGATTTCGTCGATCAGCGCGCCGCGCGTGGCGATCCAGTGGCCGCCGGTAAAGGGGGTCCAGACCAGCGGCGGCGTATCGGGCTGCTGCACCTTCTTCCAGGCTTCATGCACCCCTTCCTCAATGCCATCGAGATCGTAGATGTCGATGTCGCGCACCAATGGCGCGGGCACATGATCGGGAATGGCCATGCGGTGCTTGGCGGATGGCGGGGCGATCGTATCGACGTTCATGCCAGCGTCCTTCTTAACTGATGGTGGGGTCGATGACGGCCTTGGTGGCGACGCCATTCTTGGTGACGGTCAGCGCCTCTGCCGCCTGACTGATGCTGAAACGATGGCTGACCAGCGCTGCCAGCGGCACCTGATTTTGCACCCGCGCCGCGAACTGCATCCCCTGATAGTAATTTTTGGGCGCCGGGAAGGATGCGCCGCCGATCGTCAGGTTTTTCAGCGTCAGGTCGCGCGGGGAAATTGGCTGCGTACCAATCGCGCCCCACAGGCCCAATATGATATAGCGGCTGTGGATGCCGCTAATGTCCACGCCCTCCGGGAATGCGGGCAGCGCGCCCGCCGCCTCGATGACGATGTCCGGTCCCTGCCTGCCGATCCGGTCGTAGATCATGCGCTTGCGCTCGTCAGGGGACAGGCTGAGCGACACGGTGGATGTCGCGCCCAGCGTCATGGCGGCGTCCAGCCGGGCCTGCGCACCGTCGATGACGATGATTTCCCGCGCCCCGGCTTGCGCCGCGACGAGGATGGCGGACAGGCCCACTGGCCCTGCGCCCTGGACGACGACGGAGTCGCCGAAACGCACCGGGCCGCAGCGATCAAAGCCGCGCAACACCGTCGGCAGCGCACAGCCCAGCGCGGCGATCGCTTCAGGCTGCGCGCCGTCGGGCAGGCGATAGAAGGGCATGTTGTTGGGCAGCCAGGCATAGTCGGAATAGCTGCCCCAATTGGGCTTGGCGGCGTCTTCGAAATATTGGCTGTTTTCGCACGGCGTCTGTTCCAGCACGGTGCAGGAATAGCAGCGATGGCACAGCGCGATCGGCGACCAGATGACCAGATCGCCAGCCTTGACCGGCGTTCC encodes:
- a CDS encoding flavin reductase family protein — protein: MSIVSDAATFRQILGHYPTGVCAITAMQPDGTPAAMIVGSFTSVSLDPPLVAFFPDKASSSWPKIEACGGFCVNVLADDQEGLCRTLASKDPAKFDGVPHHLSARGAPILDGALAWIDCSFHAIHEAGDHYIAIGEVHALDIHHPGAPLLFHKGRYGKVSPLL
- a CDS encoding cytochrome P450, with product MNVDTIAPPSAKHRMAIPDHVPAPLVRDIDIYDLDGIEEGVHEAWKKVQQPDTPPLVWTPFTGGHWIATRGALIDEIYRSPDRFSSRVIWVPREAGEAYDMVPTKMDPPEHTPYRKAIDKGLNLAQIRKVESDVRAVAIDLIEGFAAQGHCDFARDFANIFPVKVFLALAGLPMEDAAGLNALAKEMTRPSGNTPEEQGQSLREANAGFFAYVAPIIAQRRGGTGTDLITQMVNSEINGAPMPEDKMLGLVSLLLLGGLDTVVNFLSFMMIYLARHPETVEEMVADPMKLQRGVEEMFRRFAVVSDARYVVADMEYYGTQLKAGDLILLPTALHGLDDSQHEDPMTVDLSRRNVAHSTFAQGPHRCAGMHLARMEVLVMLQEWLARIPHFALKEGAAPVYHAGIVSAVEDIPLVWKV
- a CDS encoding zinc-binding dehydrogenase, translated to MYGKAAVLVEKNRLETWDVEVHAPEPGGALVRTILGGVCGSDVHILTGEAGEMPFPIILGHEGVGEITQLGAGVSTDYAGTPVKAGDLVIWSPIALCHRCYSCTVLEQTPCENSQYFEDAAKPNWGSYSDYAWLPNNMPFYRLPDGAQPEAIAALGCALPTVLRGFDRCGPVRFGDSVVVQGAGPVGLSAILVAAQAGAREIIVIDGAQARLDAAMTLGATSTVSLSLSPDERKRMIYDRIGRQGPDIVIEAAGALPAFPEGVDISGIHSRYIILGLWGAIGTQPISPRDLTLKNLTIGGASFPAPKNYYQGMQFAARVQNQVPLAALVSHRFSISQAAEALTVTKNGVATKAVIDPTIS